One window of Drosophila busckii strain San Diego stock center, stock number 13000-0081.31 chromosome 3L, ASM1175060v1, whole genome shotgun sequence genomic DNA carries:
- the LOC108600189 gene encoding protein charybde, translated as MEVLSVQNHIQGQFGVIGTTKVKDWTSPLTAPTTTTATGVAATPEALADSPRDKVSADVDVDLTDADVVDGHPASVLHMRQHQALHTRPRLSSTTSSSSATAPSKPPASPMAMASFDMLNCENNTATAGYMSNVLQAAPLPASPLQSTAGARLGASDNLDDVNPSAVEELSQLLQTKLRDAKSRHLSCTEVTLPNNLTERIAVQIIRMSEREPCGERACTIFIEFESEPNNVRRIASFKVDPDTVSIFELYLTLKQDKSGWTSMLPQFLKNLTRSNTIMISPDFTLTKNKLYSSE; from the exons ATGGAAGTGCTATCAGTACAAAATCATATTCAGGGACAATTTGGTGTCATTGgtacaacaaaagttaaag ACTGGACGAGTCCGCTGACGGCACCCACAACGACAACTGCAACAGGCGTTGCAGCCACGCCAGAGGCGCTAGCGGACAGCCCAAGGGATAAGGTGAGTGCTGACGTGGACGTGGATTTGACGGACGCTGATGTTGTGGATGGCCATCCTGCATCAGTGTTGCACATGCGTCAGCATCAGGCGCTTCATACACGGCCTCGCCTCTCCTCAACCACCTCGTCCTCCTCTGCAACGGCCCCCAGCAAGCCGCCCGCCTCAcccatggccatggccagcTTCGATATGCTCAATTGTGAGAACAACACCGCCACCGCTGGCTACATGTCCAACGTGCTGCAGGCAGCTCCGTTACCGGCCTCGCCGCTGCAATCGACAGCCGGCGCTCGTCTGGGCGCCAGCGACAATCTGGACGATGTGAATCCCAGTGCTGTGGAGGAGCTctcacagctgctgcagaccAAGCTGCGCGACGCCAAGAGTCGTCATCTCTCCTGCACCGAGGTCACCTTGCCCAACAATCTCACCGAACGCATTGCTGTCCAAATCATACGCATGTCGGAGCGCGAGCCCTGCGGCGAACGCGCCTGCACCATCTTCATCGAGTTTGAGAGCGAGCCGAACAATGTCAG ACGCATTGCCTCCTTCAAGGTGGATCCGGACACTGTCTCCATCTTCGAGCTGTATTTGACCTTGAAGCAGGACAAGAGCGGCTGGACCTCGATGCTACCACAGTTTCTCAA AAATCTAACACGCAGCAATACTATCATGATAAGTCCAGATTTTACATTGACCAAGAATAAACTCTACTCCTCCGAGTAG